The DNA window tttccttcacgGCAAGAAGGATAAATCCCTCAGAGTatcaaaagcagacaaaaattgCATAGCGTGGCAGCTAGGAGGCCCAGAGACAGACTCCCTTAGTTGCCCCAAGATCTGAAGAGTCAAAACCACAGCCTCCAATATGAGGTATATTTTGAAAAACTGTCTTAGTTCAAAGTTTTCTTTATGCTCACTTATTAACTTTCATCAGCTGGGTAGATAACAATTGCAGAAACCAGAGGGTTTGTCTCCCCTGTTAATCCccaaagtttgtttttaaaaaggtggTCAACCTTCCGCAGACTAACCATGTGAAGGACAGATTAAGAGCAAGCAATCAAAGTGCTGCCCATTATATTTTGGGGTATCCTCAACATCGATCTTGTTCTTTActctttcttcagtatttttgaaTAATAAGATGCTTCTGAAAGTCAGACCAATACTTAAGACTTGTAAAATAAGGGAAAGAGATGAATTCAAAGCTGAACTAGCACACATCTAAGGTGTTTGTCAATCTGTAGTATGAATGGGACATGGGGAATAAAAAGTAGGGATAGAAAAGGGAGACttgtaaataataattataaaaaattaaaaaagtgtttcttgtgTTTATACAGTCACCCTGCAGTCTCTTGATAGATCACTGGTCAAACAAATTAGGAATTCAGTTTCCACACACAAACCAGAACCCCTATAATGCTTCACCATCTTAAGTGTCTTCCGCCGGTCACACCCTGGAACATCCTCCACGATGTACCTCAGTTGGACTAAGAGAAAATGGAAGCTTGGTACAAAATGAACTAAATGGCACAGGTATCCCAACCGTTTCGCTTAAAATATAAATTGCAAAGGAGGCTGTGGAAAAGCAAGATAGAATAAAGCCCTAAATCAATCTTTACATACTTCATTAATTGTATAAAAGTGCAAGATTAAAGTAGTTCAGGTTAAGCATTCAGTTCACTTCAGGCCACACAAATGCTTAGCTTGGCCATCAATGGCCTGTTTTTGTCATTCAGTTACTAACATTAGTTTAAATGACAGGAAGAACAACAACTGAATGAAAAACGTATGCAATCCACTTCAAAAATGGTTAGTTTTCTGTGACCAGCACGAAATATTAGCTCAGTATCATCAGCTATacaatatatacataaaaatattgtGTCTTAATCTTTGTTTTAACAACTTAGAATAAAGCTGTACTAAACATTATTTCCCTAGCATGCCAGCTCTTTGCTCTGTTCTGGCTGGCTGACCTAGTAATACAGAGAAGTCCTTTGATAGCAATGGTACTTGAATTGATCCATAATTTTGACACTTCAGCCATAGTAACTGTTGAATCACTTTATTCAGCCAGGCTAGGTGATCGCATGTGACTGCCTAGGTCTCACGGTCAAAGCTTCTTGGGCGGCTCCACAAGAAGAACAGGCCATATTCCAAAAAcaaactgttaaaagaaaaataggaaaaggagaaagatttcCTGGAACTTTATGTCTCTTGGAACAGAAACCAAACACCATTAACCATCATTTCAACTGCACTTCTTGGGATGTAGGTAGAAATCAAAAGACAGTACGCTAACAGGCATAATCAGTGAGCCCCACTGCAAGTTCAAAGCACAAGATATCAGAATGCTGCAGTGCATTAATGGACACAAAATATTGCTTGCTTACCTTCACCTTTGGCCTGTGTTTCAGGAAAAGTGTCCTTGTGTACAAactgaggaaaaggagaaaagcgtGCTTAAACTTTCATGTGTAAGACAgcatataaaataataatgatgtaCTAATACCAGTTATATTTTCCAACTAGAAAAGAATTCTTTCTCTGATTGCAAAGCTACCCATTCTGCCTAGATTTACACAAAGTAGGAGACATTAGCCTACAGTAAATCCCTCTGTGCTAGACTATGATTAGCAAACTAATCTACCCTATCACCTTtgtggggagaaagaaagaaacccagaGAAGTAAATTCTCTCTCCGCTGTGGAAAAGATCAGAGACTAGAGCCTGTCATTTTGGAAGGATGAAATTAAATCAGTGTACCACAAAATATAGCAGATGTTaagggggatggggggagaggggggcagggGAAAGCATCATAGCTTGATTCTGTAGCTCATATAGACCCTCTCTCTTCAGCAGATGTTTTCCTGTGTATGACCTCACTTTTTGAAGCAGACATAGGCAATGCCACTGTGTGGCTGAAGAAATACTAGGGAAACTACTGCAGAGAAAGCATGGAGTTCATTGGGGTAGGACAGACAAATCGGGCACCTGCACGTTCCCTAAGGGCTAGAGGACAcaaacccaaattattttttctgtgcagCATGCTGGAAAAAACTTGCCTATGCTTTCCAATCTCTCTGCATCAGCTTGCTTTCTGTAAGGAATTTTCATCAAAAGAGTATCTCAAGCTGTTTAGGGCAACAGACAACCTGTCAGCCAAAACGGAGCAGCTGTTTTCCACATACAtgacatattttatatatacacgtACATATACAAGTACATACAGATACACATccatatatacatgtgtatatgtacatatctACATACATGTAGATATAAAAAACGCTCTCAGAATAGCTACTGGAAATGTActtatttttccttgcattttccttttacTAGCTATTTTAACATCTGACGAAAAAGGAGAATCTACGttagatgtagaaaaactgataAGTAATCAAGTTTTCTCAACTACATAGAACGTATCTGTAAGACAGACATTCTTTTATGGTTAAGTGgtaaaacattatttcattacGTAACGAACAAACTACAGAAATTCTTCAGATTCTAGCTTAAATTCTATTTTTGCTCCTGGCTCCACTAGATGGTGGTATAGAgcaaaaacagagacaaaaatctGCTGGCTGCAGACTTGCTAACAGGCTCTCATTTAAGTCTCATTCTAAAACCAATATCCTGCCCTTCTGGGAGCAGCACTGCTCCAACAACTTCACCCGTCACCCTTCTGCTCTATAGCATGATGCCTGCTAGTTTTCAGGAGCGACGGTGCCTATCAAAAAGATTAGAAACATGTTTTAAGTACTTCAAGATTGCTGCTCAAGAACAGAAAGGTATTAATAGCttacattttgaaattaatataCTGTCAAATAGTTTTGCAGTTTAACTGCTACAGGGTTGCCATTTCTGAATTGCAATTTCATGAAGAACCATGACTATTTAAACAATATAAGTTAATTTTACATAGTTTTTAGACCAgttgcaaagaggaaagaaaaactccCACCAGTTTAGTAAGAAgacattttcctgcttttctggACAATACAACATCTTCAGGTAAATCTGAACCTGGGAAAACTCCTAAGTGCTTTATGAACATCCAgttcagaaaacatttcctacCTTAGCAGGATATGAAGGTAAGAGCCCAGGCCTGTGAGAATATGCCACCATGCATGAAACTGTGTTACAGCTCCCACAACAGGAGGCATCTTCTCTCGTAGTGCTCTGTAAGAAAGAAACACCatgaactgtttggtttttttttttcaagctaagCAATCTCAAATTGCAGTGCTTGACTGTTGGATCACACATTACTGTTTCCGTATCTCAGGCATGTGCTTCACGAGTAAGGCTTCATGTAGTCAGGCTTTCAGCAGGTGAGGAACAGCAGTTAAACCTTATACTGCCAGTACAGAAAGATATTAGCAAACTGGCTTTCTTACATATTTGAAGAAAGCACACACTTCTTCATACAATGAGTGATCAGTGACTTCCGGACTCAGATTTCAGGGAATTATATTTATGGCACCCCACAGTCCCAAATGAGTTCTATCATTCTCCTCCCCAAAACCCTGTGAACTACTGTCCACAGGATGAAATGCTGAGTTTAAGATCCGAGAGAGGACATGGGATCCATCAGACATCACCACTTTAACATTTGGCAATCAAACCACCTACTCTCCAGCTCGACAGAGGCTTAGCTTGCCTTTCTCTGTTGTACTCTAAAAAAGGGGCAAAATGGGTGTTTAGTAAGGAAGCAATGAAAGTAGAGGGTCTGAAGTACTCCGCCAACATGCTTTGTATTTTGCACAGTTATGGAGTGTGAGCTTCTTGGGAAGAAGCTAAGGGATggagacagagaaagggaaggaactACCCTGCCCTGATTTCTCCTGCTTACTAGGCTTCTGCAGATAATGCCTATTTTGGTTGATGGTGGAGCAAATGTTTGCAtctgcctttctccttttttgactttcatttcacattcagtcaaaacaaaacaaaaaccaatgaTTACAggtgttaaggaagaaaaatctgcagcttctgtaattctttcttacTGCTTGATGTTACAGTGTTCAGTCCTCCTGACTAAATGCTAATCCCTGAGCTACCTCTTAGTTTCCAGAGCTGCTCAGTCACAAATATGAACACAGAGCTTTGATTCAGTCAGCCCAAGAATGACATAGTGGAACACAAAGACTGTCACAGCGGCACAGCCTCCGAGCCTTTGGATGGCAGGAAATCTCAAAGCTCAAATTCAAAAGTGCATGGATCCAACCAGGGAAGCTGAGTgctatagatttattttttttattatttgggggttttttttggtggttgttttttgttttgctttgtttttaaataagttcCAGATTTAATGAATATGGAAAACCAAAAACTGAaccaaaatacaattttgaacattaaaaccaaaaagaGCAGGTAGGTGGATGATTCACAAGTTAGATCTTTAAGGAATAAAAGATTACAAGGAGCTGGAATATATTTTCCCCAAAGGTTCCACGCCACCTGGAGAAATTCAAGGCTCTGCAGACATCCGATTAAAGCTAGTAAACAagcgtatttatttttttccagcaccaTAACCAAACAAGTATTACAGGAAAtatgctaacttttttttccctttacaaaaTGAGGATGGAAAAAAGTGCTTCAGCAGCTGGTGTGATCTTTGAGTCTAGGAACAAGTTCAAAAGCCCCACggacctgcagcagctcagcaggctTGGAGAATTGGGGGTTATGATCTCACCAGTGATGTGATGCAGCTGCAGAAGTCAACCCTGATGCCAACATTTGCAAAGTCACTGTATACCCACCCACTTGTGTTGGCAAATAACTTTTCTATCGCATCTGTATGAAGCATTTCTAGGGATGAGGCACCATGTATTATATTCAGTAcacctatatttttaaaaaaagtttaaagaaaactcTGTTGGTGTTAACTTTCAATTGACCTAGCCTAGTGCAGGGACTACAGAGCCAAAAGGGACAGATGGAAAACACTAGACATCTTCACAGCACACTACGATCTGACCCTGACAAAGCAACCTTCTAGGACAATTGTGTATACCACAGATTCAGCAGCATAACAGCATATCAGATAGTCAAGAATGGATTTTCTGGATGCTGGCATCAACCTTTCCATCTTCTCCAGCTTGTAGTGGAACACAAGCATCATAACTAAGCAAAAGAAAGGTGCCACAATGCAGTTGCCCAGTTCCAGAGGAACACACATTAAGAGTCCTGTTGGACTGGTGTTCTTTCTTGCACAGACAGGATATCTAGCCATGCAACGAGATGGTGGGTTCCTACAAGCTTTGTCTGGAGGCCTCTTTTACCCCATTTGGCAATACACTAAGCAGAGAGGAAGTCTTTCCTGGCCTTCTCTACAAGTGCTAAGCCAGAAGACTTCAGGCTAATGATGACAGTGAAGCACAGTGTATTAATTCACAGTTACTGTTCTTTCCGAGATGCTCAAACAGCTGTTGTTTATTGTGACAGATATATTGAAATAGATATTTCTTTAACCTGCAGAACTACTGGGTTTGATATTTTCCTGGGAAATGGCaagagcagaagcaaaaaaaaaaaaaaggcaggataaAACACTCATTCAGATGAAATCAAGTGTGAATAGTAGGCTTTAGCAAGCCGCAGATCttcaaaattacttcagtgaCATTACTTTCTCTCAATTTAAGTTGAAGTTAAAGAGAAatagcaattatttaaaaaaataaatctattcatggatttaaaaaaaaaagttaaaaaaacctgttGAGTGCTGAATCTAGTCATGAGCAAACTGGGTAAAACCCTTGTGAATATTTTGTAGGCAGCGTACCATGCATACCATGAGATGGACTTGAATATACActgcattaaaaacaaagctttatGCTAGAAGACTATTAAGAGCTATCCAGACAAAGTGAAAGAACTCACCTCAATTTATCACAGAAAATGTTGTCCACATTCCAGAgaaaaaatcccattaaaaatacagttaaagatGTATAGCCTAGACCTCTAAGCCATGGGTATACCCTAGAGAGAGAGGAATAATGCAAGTTTAGTTCAAGATGCTTTAAAGGCAGCTTGTAACATACATAAATACTATTACATACAAATAAacagggttttatttttcttttcccaaagggAAAAATACCAACTTCAAATCTCATCTATTTAAGTACTGTATTttacctcctcccctctcctgaaTTCTCATTCTCTGAGACtgatcttttaaatgttttacttCTATATTTCTAATTGTTCCCCTAAATACTGCTCTCTCCTAACGCAAGTAAGTGGGAAAACTGAAGTTGGCTAAAAGGTACTGATTCTTCAGTCCCATGTATaatctttcagttaaaaaatagcCAAGCTACAAATTAGGACTCTCCCAAAAGAAGAGGCTCTTTCCCAACACATGATATCCCTATACTAGGGGACTTGTTTGAACAAGGTCTTTCAAAATGACTGTAGTCTTTTGTGAACGTAGACCACCATGACCAACAACTAACCAAATGAATAGTTTTAGAAAACAGTAATTTCATGTTGTATTTTATTGTTGAGTGCTATTGGGGATGGAAAAATGGCAATTTCattttgggagagaaaaaaaatcttctttagcATACGGGAAACACACTGAAGAATCAGATGCAAGAAATTGCATTATTAATAAATTTACCATCACTATCTGCATTCAGGTTGGATCATGGAATTGTAAACTTCCTACACGGAAGTTGGTAGCATTTGGTCCTTTCCCACTAATAAGACAAGTTCAAAAGCAAACCCAATTCCAAACCTAAAAGGCTGCCACAAAATACCgttcaagttatttttaaacattatgaATGCACAGTTTAGATTCTGGGTTAAACACATTCCTGAGCTACTTTTTCTCCACTGTGTTATACACAGTACACATTTCAGAGCTGCGAGCACTGGCAACCAAAATGCGCAAAACACAAGTCGAGCTTCCTCCACAGGGCAAACTAACCAGATACAAGTCGTACATGTTCACAAGTGCACCGCCAAAATAAACtagcaaaattattattt is part of the Accipiter gentilis chromosome 19, bAccGen1.1, whole genome shotgun sequence genome and encodes:
- the ACER3 gene encoding alkaline ceramidase 3 isoform X3 — translated: MTLKYEMQLLDELPMIYSCCVFVYCLYECFKYKNTVNYPLLFLLITYSFVVSIVYLNLKEPVFHQIMYGTLVSIIVLRSVYIVLWVYPWLRGLGYTSLTVFLMGFFLWNVDNIFCDKLRALREKMPPVVGAVTQFHAWWHILTGLGSYLHILLSLYTRTLFLKHRPKVKFVFGIWPVLLVEPPKKL